One genomic window of Chanos chanos chromosome 13, fChaCha1.1, whole genome shotgun sequence includes the following:
- the mterf2 gene encoding transcription termination factor 2, mitochondrial: protein MMRSVTASLCFYRCQARVFSPHILRPCSTSNQIENKLTIDALYNLSVDISRIRQLKSWVLHQSPAYTNEAAALLKDMGASGQVVARILELYPEAILCRPEEMQAQKELWLSVCPSEKDLVGIIEKFPASFFTASSHHANQRANILYFQTLHLNRRIISKLMASAPQSFRRPVSQNEEMVQTLQRAYLDLGGNEDNMKIWLQKLLSQNPYVLLKPPEAMRENLMFLKDRGFTSSELLQLLSKLRGFVTELNPQAMTLTLAYSKETLGCSDAELRAIVLKCPALLYYSVPILADRFKGLLSAGVSINQILETPTVLELTTQIVHYRIQKLRSYGYDIRTGSLEVLNGTKKDFEMSYGKLQLRRERPLFNPVAPLRAAED, encoded by the coding sequence ATGATGCGCTCAGTCACTGCGTCGCTGTGTTTTTACCGCTGTCAAGCCAGGGTGTTTTCGCCCCACATCCTTCGCCCCTGTTCAACGTCCAACCAGATCGAAAACAAACTCACCATTGATGCTCTCTACAACCTCTCAGTGGACATCAGTAGAATCCGTCAGCTAAAGAGCTGGGTGTTACACCAGAGCCCTGCCTACACCAATGAGGCTGCAGCTTTGCTGAAGGACATGGGGGCTAGTGGGCAGGTCGTCGCCCGGATCCTGGAGCTGTACCCCGAGGCGATCCTGTGCCGTCCGGAAGAGATGCAGGCGCAGAAGGAACTCTGGTTGTCCGTGTGCCCCAGCGAGAAAGACCTCGTTGGCATCATTGAGAAATTCCCCGCCTCGTTCTTCACAGCCTCCTCCCATCATGCCAATCAGAGGGCCAACATACTGTACTTCCAGACCTTGCATCTGAACAGACGCATCATCAGCAAGCTCATGGCCAGTGCTCCGCAAAGCTTCCGTAGACCGGTCAGCCAGAACGAAGAGATGGTCCAGACGCTCCAGAGGGCGTATCTTGACCTCGGAGGAAATGAGGACAACATGAAGATCTGGCTTCAGAAGCTCCTAAGTCAAAACCCTTACGTGCTTCTGAAACCCCCCGAGGCAATGCGCGAGAACCTCATGTTCCTCAAAGACAGAGGCTTCACCAGCTCTGAACTCCTACAGCTGCTGTCCAAACTGAGAGGCTTTGTCACAGAATTGAATCCTCAGGCTATGACGCTCACCTTGGCTTACTCCAAAGAGACACTAGGTTGTTCCGATGCTGAACTTAGGGCCATTGTCCTCAAGTGCCCGGCCCTGCTCTATTACTCAGTGCCCATCTTGGCTGACAGATTCAAAGGACTCCTCAGTGCTGGCGTCAGCATAAATCAGATACTGGAGACTCCGACAGTACTGGAACTGACCACGCAGATAGTTCATTACCGTATTCAGAAATTGCGTTCTTATGGTTATGATATAAGGACAGGCAGTCTTGAGGTCCTCAATGGTACCAAGAAGGACTTTGAGATGAGCTATGGCAAACTGCAGCTGAGGCGAGAGAGACCGCTCTTTAACCCAGTGGCCCCGCTGAGGGCCGCTGAGGACTGA